DNA sequence from the Oscillospiraceae bacterium genome:
CTCTCTCGTGGATGAAAGCTAATGTCAGCGTCACAAAGATAAACGCCTGCAGCAAGGAGTGGAACAGATTGAAATACAGTGAAAGTGCCGCAGGAATTACGAGCGGGATAGCGCTGTAAATCAGTTCCATGACCACCAGTCCGGCCAGCATGTTGCCGAAAAGTCGGCAGGCCAGCGAAATCGGAGTTGCGATATCGGTGATCAGAATGATGGGGGAAATTGCAAAGGGTTTAAAGTGGTGAAGCGCATTTTTGATGCCGCCCCTGAACGAGAAGAGGTTGATCAGGAAAAACGACATCAACGCCAATGCTGCGGTTACGTTGAGGTCTGCACAAGGTGAGCGCAGGCCAAACAACTCTATAATGCCTCCCAAGACGATATACGCACCGACCGTGGCCGCATAAGGCGCCATAGTAACGCCCAGCCGGTCGCCCAGGTTGTTGCGCGACATCCCGTCCATACCGGTGACAAACGCTTCAATCAGCAACTGAAAATTGCCCGGTTTGTCCTTGAATCTCGGGATCACGAAAATTCGGACAATCAATGCGAAAAGAATCATAATCCCTATCACGACGGCCGACATGGCCATGGTCTCGTCGATGGTAATCCCGCCTAAAATCGGCAGCGTACCCAGTGTCCCGGGTTCGATTTCAACATTCAATTGTCTTCCCCCCCTTTGCGAAGCGCCTGAAAGATGCCCATTCCAACCATGGTCAGACCCGCCAAAATTCCGCAGACGACGCCGTCAAGCATGGAAACCAGGAACGGAGGCACCAAAAACAGCGCATAAAGTGCAAGTTTTGAAAAAAGCAACAGCAGCATCCTACTCGATTTCTTCCCGTCTTTTACGGTTAAAATAAGCCTGGTCAAGAGCTTATACTGTAAAAAACC
Encoded proteins:
- a CDS encoding FoF1 ATP synthase subunit a, producing the protein MNVEIEPGTLGTLPILGGITIDETMAMSAVVIGIMILFALIVRIFVIPRFKDKPGNFQLLIEAFVTGMDGMSRNNLGDRLGVTMAPYAATVGAYIVLGGIIELFGLRSPCADLNVTAALALMSFFLINLFSFRGGIKNALHHFKPFAISPIILITDIATPISLACRLFGNMLAGLVVMELIYSAIPLVIPAALSLYFNLFHSLLQAFIFVTLTLAFIHERAE